From the Deltaproteobacteria bacterium genome, the window TTCCGCAGGACCATTTCCGCCTGGATGATTTGCGAGAGATCCAGGATTTGATCCAGAAATTCAAACACGGCCGGATCATCCCTGAGGGCCCGGTCCCTAAGGCGTTCTCTCACCGGGGACATGAGGGCAGCGCGTATCTTGTCGAAGTCCACGACGAAGGGAAGTTCTTCCTGAACCAGGACAGAGGAAGCAAGCATCGCCTTTTCTGCAGGCGAAACGCTCGAGTCGCCCTGGGGAAACAGGACCTCGGCCGGGTCCCTGTCGTCCCGGTCTCCTTTTCCCATCCTGCAATAAACCGCGCAGAGCACTCCCTCGAGAACAACCAGAAGGATGACCGGACCAAAGACCTGGGTCCTGGAAAATTCGGTGAGCCTGAAGAGAAAAACAACCGAGGCCAGGCTAAAGAAGAGCAATGCGGCCGCTTTCATCCATGGCCACAGAGCGTGATAAAAATTGAGGTAGTTCCTCTGCTCAAACTTGCGCGTCACCATAGACACAACGAACCAGAGGGCGTAGATCAACAGGAGGAGTTTTTCATAATCGGGAAGGAGGTGAAGGCCGTCCCTTTTGATATAGTTGACCACAAAGAAGGAGATCCCCACCAGGACAAAATCAGCGGCTGCAAGAGGAAGCCGAAAGGCGCCGGTATTTTTCCCCGAATGCGTCCCCTGTGTAGAAGGACCGATCCTGGATTGCACATACCATTTATAAAACAAAGAAAAGAAGACCCATTCAGACACGATCAAGATCAGGCAGGTCCCGAAAACATGGGCCCTCGAAAAGGCGTACAGCCCCATCAGCACCACCATCAGGGCCATGAAATAGGCCAGGTACAGCCCGGCCTTTGAGATGGCCCACATGGTATGCCGGTAGCCCTTCAAGGGCCTGAATCGAAACTTCTTCGTGCCCAGTGAGACCAGGAGCCAGATCCCATAGAATGCCATGAGCAGCTTGAAATAGCTGGGACTGAGCTCAAGCGTTCCCCTTTTCAAGTAGTTCAATGAAAAGAATGCCGCATTGAGCAGAAAGAAATCCGCGAGCGCCAGCAAAAAGGAGAGCGCCGCAGAAGAACGCGTCTGGCCTTCAAAAAGGGTATTCTCGCGTATGTCCATCTTTGCGTATGGAGAATTCATGGAGGGGGTGACTGGATCTTGATGCGGTGTAGAAACAGCGGGACGTGATGTCAGACGGTCATGGGGTTGGTAAAGGTATTCTGGTGGATCAGGATTTTCGTGCCCGCTATGTCGGTGCCATCCATCCCTGCCGAAAGCGGTCATCCGATGTCCGAGGTCCGAGGTCCGATGTCAGAGGTCAGGGTTCTGAAGGCAACCGCCAGATATTTGCAGTCTAAAGCATAGTCTAACCAAGTGTCGGTTTCAGCGCTTGCCCTGTGAAATACTTGCCCCGTTAAACCTTTCCCTTTTTCGTTTAACCGGGGGACGAAGTCTCAGCGTAGCGAATTTCACCGGGGTTTTCGCCATCAGCATCCGTCAGTGAATATTTCTCCTCAGCAGGCCAGGCCCTGCTCAGTTCGAATATTTCCATCGACAAGGCGTAGGCTCTCTTATACACGCGAAGATCCTTCGCCGATTTTATCTGCTCGCTCACACTCCCCCCCTACTCTTACATCTGACCTCCGACATCGGACATCCGACATCTGTCTTTTCACTCCGACATCAGACCTCTGACCTCTGTCTTTTCCCTCTGACCTCGGACATCTGACATCTGGCATCTCAGGTAATAATCGAGGGCGCATTTGTAGACCAGTGAGTTGTGGGCAAAATCATCCGAACCCGTGCCGTCTCCTCGGTGCATATCGCTCATAATGATGAGCTTTGTATATTCCGAAAGCGGCAGTCTCTTGATTCTGGTCTTTGGCGAATAGACGTCTTTTAAATCTAACATTGTAAACCGGGCTCTGCTCTAAAAGTTAGCCAAAATGGCTCAAAGCCGAAATGGGTAAAGAGATCCTGAGAGTATTGGAGAGAGGCCATGAAAGGCGTGAACATTTTACCGAAAATGGCCCGCCAAAATATCGGCGGGTAAACCTTGGGCGGAAATCGGTAAAGGAAGGTGGTGCGCGATGTCGATGTTACCGAAAATGGCCCGCCAAAAAGCCGGCGGGTAAACCTTGGGCTGAAATCATTAAGGAGCCATTGAAGGCCAAAGGAGAACCAAAAACCATCCTGAAGATCCCGTTAATCCTGTCCAAGAGATTCTTTGCGTATTTGAACAAGTCCTATTTGAAAATAACCGGATTTGGTCTGTCGAACGCATTGTTATAAAAAAACACCTTGGTCTCAGGCGTCACGGGCCAAGGTTTTATAACCTCGGCCCCGGGCTGATCCTGCGCAAACCAGTTGTTGTAAACCCTGGCCTCTTCCTCCGGTATTCCCCGAATCCCGATGGCCCGAACCTTGGAGTTGGTGAAGGTATTGTGGTGAATGAGGATCTTCGTGCCCGCGATGTCTGCCCC encodes:
- a CDS encoding sugar transferase gives rise to the protein MNSPYAKMDIRENTLFEGQTRSSAALSFLLALADFFLLNAAFFSLNYLKRGTLELSPSYFKLLMAFYGIWLLVSLGTKKFRFRPLKGYRHTMWAISKAGLYLAYFMALMVVLMGLYAFSRAHVFGTCLILIVSEWVFFSLFYKWYVQSRIGPSTQGTHSGKNTGAFRLPLAAADFVLVGISFFVVNYIKRDGLHLLPDYEKLLLLIYALWFVVSMVTRKFEQRNYLNFYHALWPWMKAAALLFFSLASVVFLFRLTEFSRTQVFGPVILLVVLEGVLCAVYCRMGKGDRDDRDPAEVLFPQGDSSVSPAEKAMLASSVLVQEELPFVVDFDKIRAALMSPVRERLRDRALRDDPAVFEFLDQILDLSQIIQAEMVLRNSVEILHLDAMDARPVRLFINLHEVNDIRNINRYFLEAHNMLAAGGHFVGKVHTIQTHREWMFQKYPRIMAHGIYAVDFLIHRVIPKLPRVKKVYFFLTKGRSRRISRSEILGRLSFCGFHIVAEREIGHRLYFVGRKLLTPSLNTDPTYGPFVSLKRVGTRGEVLSIYKFRTMHPYSEFLQDYVYRIQGLKKGGKLDNDFRITPWGKVMRRLWLDELPMLYNWLKGDLQLFGVRPLSYHYLSLYPKEIRALRMHVKPGLVPPFYADMPETFEEICASEKRYVEAYLRRPARTQVSYFGRAVWNIVVKGARSR
- a CDS encoding four helix bundle protein translates to MSEQIKSAKDLRVYKRAYALSMEIFELSRAWPAEEKYSLTDADGENPGEIRYAETSSPG